The window ATTGTCGAGGATATGGGCACCGCCATCGTCACCGGTGTCCATGCCCCCGGCGAATTGCTGCCGGTGGAGGCGGACCTTGGCGTACGATACGGCGCCAGCCGGTCCGTGCTGCGCGAAGCGATCAAGGTGCTGAATGCCAAGGGGCTGGTCACCGCCCGGCCCCGGCTGGGCACGTCCGTCACCCAGCCTTCGCAATGGAACCTGTTCGATCCGGATGTGCTGCGCTGGACGCTGCGCCGCAATTTCTCGCTGCCGCTGCTGATCGAGTTCACCATGGTCCGTCTGGGGATCGAACCGCTGGCAGCGGCCATGGCAGCCCGCCGGGGCAGTGCAGAGGCGCACGAGCGTATCCGTGCCGGCTTTGCCCGAATGTCGGCTGCCCATCGCGGGGCCGATGATCCGCTGGCCGCCGATATCGCCTTTCACCTTGCGATCCTCGATGCCAGCGGCAACAGCTTTTACTGCCGCCTGAAGCCGCTGGTATCGGCGGCACTGCACTTTTCCATCCGCTACACTGACAATATCGCCCGGGATGAGGAGGCAAAGCTGGCGCAGCACCGTGAGGTGATGGAGGCAATCCTGTCGCGCGATGCGGATCGGTCCGAACAGACGGCCCGCACGCTGCTGCTCGATGCCAAGGCGCTGATGGAAGGGGGCCTGGACCCCATGCAGATCGAGGGTGCTGCGGCGTAAAAAACCCCGCCGCCTGGGTCAGGCAGCGGGGCTTTTCATGGTGGGCGTGGCAAGGATTGAACTTGCGACCCCTGCGATGTCAA of the Sphingomonas sp. BGYR3 genome contains:
- a CDS encoding FadR/GntR family transcriptional regulator, whose translation is MTADIETALDFAEPGLGRRTRAIVEDMGTAIVTGVHAPGELLPVEADLGVRYGASRSVLREAIKVLNAKGLVTARPRLGTSVTQPSQWNLFDPDVLRWTLRRNFSLPLLIEFTMVRLGIEPLAAAMAARRGSAEAHERIRAGFARMSAAHRGADDPLAADIAFHLAILDASGNSFYCRLKPLVSAALHFSIRYTDNIARDEEAKLAQHREVMEAILSRDADRSEQTARTLLLDAKALMEGGLDPMQIEGAAA